The Euphorbia lathyris chromosome 2, ddEupLath1.1, whole genome shotgun sequence genome includes a window with the following:
- the LOC136218503 gene encoding acyl-CoA-binding domain-containing protein 1, whose translation MGEWQQFLQSIFIGLVFSYLLAKLISIVVSFKEENLTIARASEPNQTLHSPQPKSKPDRGSRGYDLTSGDVSTVNETESVTAEQGSVTKESLIGSDQDIDDDDDDDWEGVESTELDETFSAATAFVAAAAADRLSHKVSTDLQLQLYALYKIATEGPCSAPPPSALKMTARSKWQAWQKLGAMPPEDAMQKYIDIVTELYPTWASGSAKKRKDGHDTQNTDAKGPMGPVFSTHVFEEEAGNELKMEAIHAFAREGDVKNLLKCIESGVSVNLKDSEGRAPLHWAVDRGHLNVVEVLVGSICDVNAKDNEGQTALHYAAVCEREAIAELLIKQNADVTVKDNDGKSVNEVCEVKWACLQHASS comes from the exons ATGGGGGAGTGGCAACAATTTCTTCAATCAATTTTCATCGGTCTTGTATTCTCTTACCTTCTGGCTAAGCTTATCTCAATCGTTGTTTCTTTTAAAGAAGAGAATCTAACCATAGCTCGCGCCTCCGAACCCAATCAAACTCTCCACTCCCCGCAACCAAAATCTAAACCTGACCGTGGCTCGCGCGGCTACGATTTAACTTCCGGCGATGTTAGCACCGTCAATGAGACCGAGTCTGTGACGGCTGAGCAAGGCAGTGTAACGAAAGAAAGCTTAATTGGAAGTGATCAGgatattgatgatgatgatgatgatgattgggAGGGGGTTGAGAGCACAGAATTGGACGAGACATTTAGTGCAGCAACAGCATTCGtggctgctgctgctgctgatcGGCTTTCTCATAAGGTGTCTACGGATTTGCAGTTGCAGCTTTATGCGTTATATAAGATTGCCACCGAGGGACCATGTAGTGCTCCCCCTCCTTCTGCTCTCAAAATGACTGCCCGTTCCAAGTG GCAAGCATGGCAGAAATTGGGTGCTATGCCTCCGGAAGATGCAATGCAGAAGTACATTGATATTGTCACTGAGTTGTATCCTACATGGGCTTCTGGTTCAGCGAAG AAAAGGAAAGATGGGCATGATACACAAAATACAGATGCCAAAGGACCTATGGGGCCTGTTTTCAGCACTCATGTTTTTGAGGAGGAAGCTGGAAATGAATT GAAAATGGAAGCTATTCATGCGTTTGCCAGAGAAGGAGATGTTAAGAATTTGCTCAAATGTATAGAAAGTGGTGTTTCTGTGAACTTGAAAG ACAGCGAGGGTCGGGCCCCTTTACATTGGGCTGTAGATCGCGGCCATCTTAATGTCGTGGAAGTTCTTGTTGGAAGTATTTGTGACGTAAATGCTAAG GATAATGAAGGGCAAACGGCTTTGCATTATGCTGCGGTCTGTGAGAGAGAAGCCATTGCCGAATTGCTGATTAAGCAAAACGCTGATGTGACTGTGAAAGACAATGATGGTAAGTCAGTTAATGAAGTTTGCGAGGTGAAGTGGGCTTGCCTGCAGCATGCATCAAGTTAA